A genome region from Flavobacterium sp. includes the following:
- a CDS encoding M15 family metallopeptidase, with protein MDQTTKKHIDLLHPSVREEVTKIIEECDLALTGRAKVRITQGLRTFQEQEDLYAFGRTKPGKKVTNAKGGQSIHNYGFAVDICLIIDGKTASWDTAKDWDDDQISDWMECVDIFKNHGWNWGGDWKTFKDMPHFDKKGYDDWKLLSRLKRDKKNYVILYK; from the coding sequence ATGGATCAAACAACAAAAAAACACATTGATTTGCTTCATCCTTCCGTCAGGGAAGAAGTTACTAAAATCATTGAAGAATGCGATCTTGCTTTAACCGGGCGAGCAAAAGTGCGCATTACACAAGGTCTCAGAACTTTTCAGGAACAAGAAGATCTTTACGCTTTTGGCCGAACCAAACCTGGAAAAAAAGTAACCAATGCTAAAGGCGGACAATCTATTCACAATTACGGTTTTGCGGTAGACATCTGTCTTATTATCGACGGAAAAACTGCATCATGGGACACTGCAAAAGATTGGGATGATGACCAAATTTCTGACTGGATGGAATGCGTAGATATTTTCAAAAACCATGGCTGGAATTGGGGTGGAGACTGGAAAACGTTTAAAGATATGCCTCATTTTGATAAAAAAGGATATGACGACTGGAAATTACTAAGCAGACTCAAACGTGACAAAAAAAATTATGTAATCTTATACAAATAG
- a CDS encoding sialidase family protein produces MNLKKYGVVVLLVSVFLGCKSIQNEPKAVNITQNYVAENPVTAASHASTLVELEPNSLLAAWFGGKYEGAKDVSIYISSYKENKWSAPKKLIEPLVKDGDTLPCWNPVLFKSKSQNLYLFYKVGKNPREWFGAMIVSKDDGKTWSNAKYLPKGILGPIRNKPIETTPGIILCGSSTESIDDNKWRVFIETYTEATDSWTISDINDKKNFDIIQPAFLVHSEKEIQILSRSRHNKLISSWSEDNGKTWQKTDSINVVNSNSGVDAVTLSNKSFLLVNNPLKMGKDWFNGRNILDVEYSKDGVNWTKLFDLENQPKGEFSYPAIIQTSDKKVHILYTYDRKYIKHTTFDLK; encoded by the coding sequence ATGAATTTAAAAAAATACGGCGTAGTAGTTTTATTGGTTTCGGTTTTTTTGGGTTGTAAATCAATTCAAAATGAACCAAAAGCAGTAAATATTACCCAAAATTATGTAGCAGAAAATCCGGTAACAGCAGCCAGTCATGCTTCAACATTAGTAGAATTAGAACCTAATTCGCTTTTAGCAGCTTGGTTTGGCGGAAAATATGAAGGAGCAAAAGACGTAAGTATTTACATTTCTTCGTATAAAGAAAATAAATGGTCAGCACCTAAAAAACTCATTGAACCTTTAGTCAAAGACGGAGATACACTGCCATGCTGGAATCCGGTTTTGTTTAAAAGCAAAAGCCAGAATTTGTATTTATTTTATAAAGTGGGAAAAAATCCGAGAGAATGGTTTGGCGCCATGATAGTTTCTAAAGATGATGGCAAAACGTGGAGTAACGCAAAATACCTTCCAAAAGGAATTTTAGGACCAATTAGAAATAAACCAATCGAAACCACTCCCGGAATTATCTTATGTGGAAGCAGTACCGAAAGTATCGACGATAATAAATGGAGAGTTTTTATAGAAACTTATACAGAAGCAACCGATAGCTGGACAATTTCCGATATTAACGACAAGAAAAATTTCGATATTATTCAGCCCGCATTTTTAGTTCATTCTGAGAAAGAAATCCAGATTTTATCCCGAAGCCGACATAATAAATTGATTTCGTCATGGTCTGAAGATAATGGAAAAACATGGCAGAAAACAGATAGTATAAATGTTGTAAATTCAAACTCCGGAGTCGATGCGGTAACTTTATCGAATAAATCATTTTTATTGGTAAACAATCCATTAAAAATGGGAAAAGACTGGTTTAACGGAAGGAATATTTTGGATGTAGAATATTCAAAAGATGGTGTAAACTGGACAAAATTATTTGATTTGGAAAATCAACCAAAAGGAGAATTCAGTTATCCGGCCATTATTCAGACATCAGATAAAAAAGTTCATATCTTGTATACTTATGATCGAAAATACATTAAGCATACCACATTCGATTTAAAATAA
- a CDS encoding L-rhamnose mutarotase produces the protein MQKYSLALDLNNHPDLIAEYIEYHKNVWPEIRESIKDSGIINLEIYNVGDRLFMIIEADDNFSFAEKAKLDAENPKVQEWETLMWKFQKALPQAKSGEKWILMNKIFELKQD, from the coding sequence ATGCAAAAATACTCTCTCGCCTTAGATTTAAATAACCACCCAGATTTAATTGCAGAATATATCGAATATCATAAAAATGTCTGGCCGGAAATCCGGGAAAGCATCAAGGATTCCGGAATTATCAATTTAGAGATTTATAATGTCGGCGATCGTTTGTTTATGATTATCGAAGCCGATGATAATTTCTCATTTGCAGAAAAAGCAAAACTCGATGCCGAAAACCCAAAAGTGCAGGAATGGGAAACATTAATGTGGAAATTCCAAAAAGCACTTCCTCAGGCTAAATCCGGAGAAAAATGGATTTTAATGAATAAGATTTTTGAACTTAAACAAGATTAA
- a CDS encoding fibronectin type III domain-containing protein — MKQVNFSHSGGFPLEQETLERLQTAYRSELYEALKRHFSIETQNNYIIAAATPNTKGWTIIYQYEVNSTGELKLEGILYPIQKGTATNYLKTTRIGTNLVYGNGISQTAYFDYSAEYISETEYNNTQEAPENDDTSTVYYYDLRNFIVVKDLQTIQESINLINESYLPLNGSKAMQGDLDLGTHQLSKLDIKESNTANVRTASFNFGSETKRGLKHSGNYLGRALVDNSTASTTCLNINYGADWENTNIGGKVYFDNLNNTNSNGSLLVLDNANQVIKSSTLIDSLLNRITALENKPVSTIPIGMVAIWGKPAPFPEGWEEYTPLKGRMPVGFDTNDSTFNTLLNYGGNKEKTLLIEELPPHDHDIAYNKKNAAGGGSERPLDNTGTSTDTQKTGSRGGGLPFSIMNPYRVIYFIQYTGKSSDTTKPTSPTNLTASNIGTTSLSLNWTAATDNEAVTNYQIFKNDISLAELGNILSYNAIGLSSGTSYSFHVIAKDAAGNSSIPSNSINVTTQAIDTTAPTVPAYLHSYTQGQGLIGLEWGTSTDVNPINYELWRSVDGFAFFLFETTSNTYSSDTGLANQTHAYKVRAVDSSGNKSDFSPESVITISSL, encoded by the coding sequence ATGAAACAAGTAAATTTTAGTCATTCGGGAGGATTTCCGCTTGAACAGGAAACTTTAGAGAGACTTCAAACAGCTTATAGATCTGAATTGTATGAAGCTTTAAAAAGACATTTTAGTATTGAAACACAAAACAATTATATTATAGCCGCTGCAACTCCTAATACAAAAGGCTGGACTATAATATATCAATATGAAGTTAATTCTACAGGAGAATTAAAACTGGAAGGAATTTTATATCCTATTCAAAAAGGAACTGCAACCAATTATCTAAAAACGACCAGAATAGGTACAAATTTAGTTTATGGAAACGGAATTTCGCAAACAGCCTACTTTGATTATTCAGCAGAATATATCTCTGAAACAGAATATAATAATACGCAAGAAGCGCCTGAAAATGATGATACTTCAACTGTATATTATTATGATTTAAGAAATTTTATTGTCGTTAAGGATCTTCAAACAATTCAAGAAAGTATTAATCTAATCAATGAATCTTATCTTCCGCTTAATGGTTCAAAAGCAATGCAGGGAGATCTGGATCTGGGAACTCATCAATTATCAAAATTAGACATAAAAGAAAGTAATACAGCAAATGTAAGAACAGCAAGCTTTAATTTTGGATCTGAAACTAAAAGAGGTTTAAAACATTCTGGCAATTATTTAGGAAGAGCTTTAGTAGACAATAGTACCGCGTCAACTACCTGCCTTAATATTAATTATGGAGCGGATTGGGAAAACACTAACATTGGAGGAAAAGTATATTTTGATAATTTAAACAATACAAATTCTAACGGTTCGCTACTGGTGTTAGACAATGCAAATCAGGTTATTAAAAGCAGTACACTTATAGATTCTTTACTGAATCGCATTACAGCTTTAGAAAACAAACCAGTATCTACTATACCAATCGGAATGGTCGCAATTTGGGGTAAACCGGCTCCATTTCCTGAAGGCTGGGAAGAATATACACCTTTAAAAGGTAGGATGCCCGTTGGGTTTGATACTAATGATTCAACATTTAATACATTGTTGAATTATGGTGGTAATAAGGAAAAAACCTTATTGATAGAAGAATTGCCTCCTCACGACCATGATATTGCTTATAATAAAAAAAATGCTGCTGGTGGAGGATCTGAGAGACCACTAGATAACACAGGCACTTCGACAGATACTCAAAAAACAGGTTCAAGAGGAGGAGGCTTGCCTTTCTCAATTATGAACCCTTACAGAGTAATTTATTTTATACAATATACAGGAAAATCAAGCGATACAACAAAACCAACAAGTCCAACTAATTTAACAGCCTCAAACATTGGAACTACAAGTTTATCTTTAAACTGGACAGCAGCTACTGATAATGAAGCTGTAACGAATTATCAAATTTTTAAAAACGATATTTCATTAGCTGAATTGGGTAATATTTTGTCTTATAATGCTATAGGCTTATCCTCTGGAACATCTTACAGTTTTCATGTCATAGCCAAAGATGCTGCTGGAAATTCATCAATACCAAGTAATTCTATAAATGTAACCACACAAGCTATAGATACAACAGCTCCGACAGTTCCCGCATATTTGCACTCCTACACACAAGGCCAAGGTCTTATTGGACTTGAATGGGGTACTTCTACTGATGTAAATCCTATAAATTATGAATTATGGCGTAGTGTAGACGGTTTTGCTTTTTTCCTATTTGAAACAACTAGTAATACTTACTCTTCTGATACAGGTTTAGCAAACCAAACACATGCATACAAAGTTAGGGCAGTCGATTCTAGCGGAAACAAATCAGATTTCTCTCCTGAATCTGTCATAACAATAAGTTCTTTATAA
- a CDS encoding DUF2586 domain-containing protein, which translates to MSTLNNVVINKLSGGLGRRNPEQDMVSGLLFNGQSTLELPLDKVERLASLEDAAALGIKEENDINGQSVYYQVQQFFRLNPSGDLYIMKTAATSYENIVEQAMTMQEKTNGNIRQMAIIYSGATTFTQTLSAVAKAQNQAAMAYKDYMPFEIIMEGKGFDPQDAASLAGLNAENVSVVVAMDFEKAAKYTNSAAVGLVLGAISKAKVSENIAWIEKFNLTGEGFSKPCFVGGKEIKTLGKLTDLNEKRYIFTQTHTGLAGVYFNDSHTCTTGTSDYAYIENNRTINKATRLLRTALLPKLASPVLVDIDGKLPQSVSKNFEGLCRSALETMVANQEVSAFDVYVDPKQNILATSELKVKAEITPIGTARKIMVDLGFKNPFGIDKA; encoded by the coding sequence ATGAGTACATTAAACAATGTAGTAATTAACAAACTATCAGGCGGATTAGGAAGAAGAAATCCTGAACAGGATATGGTTTCAGGATTACTTTTTAACGGTCAATCAACTCTGGAGTTACCTTTGGACAAAGTAGAACGTTTAGCTTCATTAGAAGATGCTGCTGCTTTAGGTATTAAAGAAGAAAATGACATTAATGGTCAATCCGTTTATTATCAAGTTCAGCAATTTTTTAGATTAAATCCATCTGGTGATTTGTACATTATGAAAACTGCTGCTACATCTTATGAAAATATCGTAGAGCAAGCCATGACAATGCAGGAGAAAACTAATGGAAACATTCGCCAAATGGCAATTATCTATTCTGGAGCAACAACATTTACACAAACTTTATCTGCCGTTGCAAAAGCACAAAATCAGGCAGCTATGGCCTATAAAGATTATATGCCTTTTGAAATTATTATGGAAGGAAAAGGTTTTGATCCTCAAGATGCTGCTTCATTAGCAGGTTTAAATGCTGAAAACGTATCTGTAGTTGTTGCTATGGATTTTGAAAAAGCTGCTAAATATACAAACTCTGCAGCTGTTGGTTTAGTATTGGGAGCGATTTCTAAAGCAAAAGTATCTGAAAACATTGCCTGGATTGAAAAATTCAACCTTACAGGTGAAGGTTTTTCTAAGCCATGTTTTGTTGGGGGAAAAGAAATTAAAACTCTTGGAAAACTAACTGACTTAAACGAGAAAAGATACATTTTTACACAAACACATACGGGTTTAGCCGGAGTTTACTTCAATGACAGTCACACTTGTACAACAGGAACTTCTGACTATGCATATATAGAAAACAACCGAACAATTAATAAAGCTACCCGTTTATTACGCACTGCTTTATTACCAAAATTAGCTTCTCCGGTTTTAGTTGATATTGATGGCAAATTACCACAATCTGTTTCGAAAAATTTTGAAGGATTGTGCCGAAGCGCTTTAGAAACAATGGTAGCTAATCAGGAAGTATCTGCTTTTGATGTTTATGTAGATCCAAAACAAAACATTTTGGCAACTTCTGAATTAAAAGTAAAAGCAGAAATTACCCCAATTGGAACTGCCCGTAAAATTATGGTTGATTTAGGATTTAAAAACCCATTCGGAATCGACAAAGCTTAA
- a CDS encoding M20/M25/M40 family metallo-hydrolase: MKLNIVLCFLFLSIISNAQKNTMGQTFYKHDKYLSSDKLEGRFVGTKGNNDAAAYIKKYFKKYGLQQFDKNYYQPFKVFVKEGINKAKSDSVSTQNVVGYIEGSDEKLKNEFIVIGAHYDHWGWGGKGSGSKKKDTIAIHNGADDNASGVSALLCILEEVSKLKIKPKRSIIFISFSGEEEGLLGSKYFINHLPIKKEAVKVMLNMDMVGRLNAEKQIYMGGAGTFPNGVELMKKLGQNSGLNPVVFAGDVGGSDHVSFYKSGISAVGFHTGGHPQYHTPEDDIDLINFEGGALVSKYIYNALVSIGDYGEELVFIKQD; this comes from the coding sequence ATGAAATTAAATATTGTTTTATGCTTCCTTTTTTTGAGTATTATTTCAAATGCTCAAAAGAATACTATGGGACAGACATTTTACAAACACGATAAATATCTTTCTTCTGATAAACTAGAAGGACGTTTTGTGGGAACAAAAGGAAATAACGATGCAGCGGCTTACATTAAAAAATATTTCAAAAAGTATGGTTTACAGCAATTCGATAAAAACTATTACCAGCCGTTTAAAGTATTTGTAAAAGAAGGGATCAACAAAGCAAAATCCGACAGCGTTTCGACCCAAAATGTTGTAGGATATATCGAAGGATCGGACGAAAAACTCAAAAATGAATTTATTGTAATCGGCGCACATTACGATCATTGGGGCTGGGGCGGAAAGGGTTCCGGAAGTAAAAAGAAAGATACAATTGCTATTCATAACGGAGCCGATGATAATGCATCCGGAGTTTCGGCGTTGCTGTGTATTTTAGAAGAAGTTTCTAAACTAAAAATTAAACCCAAAAGGAGTATTATTTTTATTTCTTTCAGTGGAGAAGAAGAAGGATTATTAGGTTCGAAATATTTCATAAATCATTTACCTATTAAAAAAGAAGCTGTAAAAGTAATGCTGAATATGGATATGGTAGGAAGATTAAATGCCGAAAAGCAAATCTATATGGGCGGTGCAGGAACTTTCCCAAACGGAGTCGAACTTATGAAAAAATTAGGCCAAAACAGCGGACTAAATCCGGTTGTATTTGCCGGAGATGTTGGCGGTTCTGATCATGTTTCTTTTTATAAATCTGGTATTTCTGCAGTAGGTTTCCACACAGGAGGACATCCGCAATATCACACTCCCGAAGATGATATTGATTTAATTAATTTTGAAGGTGGGGCTTTGGTGAGTAAGTATATTTATAATGCTTTGGTGAGTATTGGGGATTATGGGGAGGAGTTGGTTTTTATAAAGCAGGATTAG
- a CDS encoding phage holin family protein, whose protein sequence is MLQKILEYSDELKLLLYAIFIYLEMDTEIVKVLFFLMMIDTFLGVTKTIVLNNSFSFKKLAVGFVSKLAVLLIPTALALMSIGLNYNFKWFVTVVMDLLIVSDGISIISNIIAIKTKKEVENFDAMTLILKSIRNRLIQLFKRLLITIDPKYHTEK, encoded by the coding sequence ATGTTACAGAAAATTTTAGAATATTCAGATGAATTAAAACTACTGTTATATGCCATTTTTATTTATTTAGAAATGGATACAGAAATTGTCAAAGTATTATTTTTTTTAATGATGATAGATACTTTTCTCGGCGTAACCAAAACTATTGTATTAAATAACTCTTTTAGTTTTAAAAAATTGGCTGTAGGTTTTGTTTCCAAATTAGCCGTTTTACTTATTCCAACAGCCTTAGCATTAATGAGCATAGGGCTTAATTATAATTTTAAGTGGTTCGTAACTGTTGTTATGGATTTACTTATTGTAAGTGATGGTATTTCAATTATAAGTAACATAATTGCCATAAAAACCAAAAAAGAAGTCGAAAATTTTGACGCCATGACATTGATATTAAAGTCTATAAGAAATCGTTTAATACAACTTTTCAAAAGACTTTTGATAACAATTGATCCTAAATATCATACAGAAAAATAG
- a CDS encoding mechanosensitive ion channel domain-containing protein: protein MNSKRNSYLSALLMILFSVSFSYSQTPTSKTENKSKLFEETTTDSDYLMSIEKAGDVLQSAANDAEFEGNTFHLFGEIKRTESKLDLILASLKGANPNVRNQQMYRIVLKEIEQELNDQNKAIDHRNANLEKIKSKIIDLRKDKTLFTLIKDTIRRKQFKTELANLKKRYLKTDSLMTKNQGILNDKKRLTVEHKIAVSNALTTVETKLEKSGISILKKEYPSLWSRDTKKVVSHNIKAKVIIEENVAAYYLSYKAGGLITLCFFMGLLAWYISRNLKYLKSNGHAENLSLFNFKYLNRGIILPVIVIGLNIAIVTNLYAPALFLELLQLGSLAVLTIIFKNDWSGKSMRNWLLLFGLFFALCFLDLFIEVGLFQRCSFIIINILGIRYGLVQIKSLKDQLYIKGFFKWASIIFIGLNGLSILYNIFGRVSLSNMLSLTAFISLTQIVALSVLLKIILEIILLQIYTTRVKRGIEKIFDFENLSDTLKKPFIIIISYMWLVVIASNLNIWESLRSSIGNLLSRPNTIGSITFTLGNIVLFFIIVWAAHLLQNYVAYFFGEIEDENEENINKRQHSKLLITRLIVLIVGYLLAVAASGMPLDKLSILLGALGVGVGLGLQNVVNNFVSGIILIFDKPIQIGDVVDISSESGRVKSMGLRTTKINAPNGAEIIIPNGNLLSQNITNWTYTDNFKLVDLSIEISGDTAPEDINATILSSLESLPLVNNTKPSQIYYNSISDGKFKIQIKFWCSIYRTEETISTAKQVLFSSFKAKGLTFST from the coding sequence ATGAATTCAAAAAGAAATTCTTACCTATCCGCCTTACTAATGATATTGTTTTCTGTATCATTTTCATACTCTCAAACTCCAACTTCAAAAACAGAAAACAAGTCAAAATTATTCGAAGAAACTACAACAGACAGCGATTATTTAATGTCTATTGAAAAAGCCGGAGACGTTTTGCAATCTGCTGCAAATGATGCCGAATTCGAAGGAAACACTTTTCACTTATTTGGAGAAATTAAAAGAACCGAAAGTAAACTTGACTTAATATTAGCAAGTTTAAAAGGTGCAAATCCGAATGTACGAAACCAACAGATGTATCGTATTGTTTTGAAAGAAATCGAACAGGAATTAAACGATCAAAATAAAGCCATTGATCATCGAAATGCAAATCTTGAAAAAATTAAAAGCAAAATTATTGATCTGCGTAAAGACAAGACTTTATTTACACTAATAAAAGATACTATTCGCAGAAAACAATTCAAAACAGAATTAGCTAATCTAAAAAAAAGATATCTAAAAACGGACAGCCTGATGACCAAAAATCAGGGAATTTTAAATGATAAAAAAAGACTCACTGTTGAGCATAAAATTGCCGTTTCGAATGCCTTGACAACCGTTGAAACAAAACTGGAAAAATCCGGAATCAGCATTCTTAAAAAAGAATATCCTTCCTTATGGAGCAGGGATACAAAAAAAGTGGTATCGCATAACATTAAAGCAAAAGTTATAATCGAAGAAAATGTTGCCGCTTATTATTTAAGTTATAAAGCCGGAGGGTTAATTACATTATGCTTTTTCATGGGACTTTTGGCCTGGTATATTTCACGTAATTTGAAATATTTAAAATCTAACGGTCATGCCGAAAATCTTTCTCTTTTTAATTTTAAATATTTAAACCGAGGTATAATTTTACCTGTAATTGTAATAGGTTTAAACATTGCCATAGTTACAAACTTATATGCTCCTGCCCTGTTTTTAGAACTGCTTCAATTAGGATCATTAGCTGTACTCACTATTATTTTTAAAAATGACTGGTCTGGAAAATCGATGCGAAATTGGCTCCTTCTTTTTGGATTATTCTTTGCGCTTTGTTTTCTGGATCTTTTTATTGAAGTTGGACTATTTCAACGTTGTTCGTTTATCATCATAAATATTCTGGGAATACGATATGGTTTGGTTCAAATTAAAAGTTTAAAAGACCAATTATACATTAAAGGATTTTTTAAGTGGGCAAGTATCATTTTTATCGGATTAAATGGATTATCAATCCTTTATAACATTTTTGGAAGAGTTTCGCTTTCCAATATGTTAAGCTTAACTGCATTTATTTCGCTGACACAAATTGTTGCTTTGAGTGTTCTTTTAAAAATAATTCTTGAAATCATTCTCCTTCAAATTTATACAACAAGAGTAAAACGTGGAATCGAAAAAATATTTGATTTCGAGAATTTATCCGATACATTAAAAAAACCATTTATAATTATAATAAGTTATATGTGGCTGGTTGTGATCGCTTCCAATTTAAATATTTGGGAATCTTTACGTTCTTCTATCGGAAATTTATTGAGCCGCCCAAATACCATCGGAAGCATCACTTTTACTTTAGGAAATATTGTTTTGTTTTTTATAATTGTCTGGGCAGCACATTTATTACAGAATTATGTAGCATATTTTTTTGGAGAAATTGAAGACGAAAATGAAGAAAACATCAACAAAAGGCAGCATTCTAAATTACTTATTACAAGACTTATTGTTTTGATTGTGGGTTATCTTTTGGCCGTTGCAGCATCTGGGATGCCTTTAGACAAACTAAGTATACTTTTGGGCGCATTAGGAGTTGGTGTTGGACTTGGACTTCAAAATGTCGTAAATAATTTCGTTTCGGGTATTATTTTGATTTTTGATAAACCAATTCAAATTGGAGATGTTGTAGACATTAGTTCCGAATCTGGACGTGTAAAATCGATGGGATTAAGAACAACCAAAATCAATGCTCCAAATGGTGCCGAAATCATTATCCCGAATGGAAATTTGTTATCTCAAAACATTACTAACTGGACTTATACTGACAATTTTAAACTGGTTGATCTTTCTATTGAAATTAGCGGTGATACTGCCCCAGAAGATATAAATGCGACTATTTTAAGTTCACTTGAAAGTCTTCCTTTAGTAAATAATACCAAACCATCTCAAATTTATTACAATTCTATTTCTGATGGAAAATTCAAAATACAGATTAAATTCTGGTGCAGTATTTACAGAACTGAAGAAACTATAAGTACAGCTAAACAAGTTTTGTTTAGTAGTTTTAAGGCAAAAGGATTGACCTTTTCGACATAG
- a CDS encoding SusD/RagB family nutrient-binding outer membrane lipoprotein produces MKYSFKIKTLGVALMAVSILSSCSKDFDEINKDPNSLTEDQLDATLAGPSFASALYAGIHNGSYSSPGVDDQGTWGIATGILSSTFIHYLNCGYGTERNAFVNGYEGRGWTRFYTVAVPAINNAIKASEGNAEALAVLKIWKVFMYNQMVDAYGPIPYTEAGNGKEKVPYDSVEDIYTDFFKLLDEANATLSSTSLTTVASLQPNDRLYGGNVANWRVFGNSMRLRLALRISDKEPAKAKTQAEAAVAAGVMTTNAQSAFFKASNITPNNLNMIVNSWGYVMTASMESILVGYNDPRLEKWFAPLDANATPKVYRGNPVGGLEDQFGTTKFSAFNNDIMGNGAAGNLSESKNIEVFMASENYLSRAEGALNGWNMGGTAQSLYETGIRLSLAQWGITDAAAVNAYISGNTLPTLPNILTVYPNLDLQDIPVKLPVAWSTTEANQRTQIAVQKYLAIFPESWEAWADLRRSDAKVIYPPLNTDNNDAGVGKSLMKRIIYTTNEYSSNKDAVTDGIAKLGGPDTGGTKLWWDTK; encoded by the coding sequence ATGAAATATAGTTTTAAAATAAAAACATTAGGAGTTGCATTAATGGCAGTTTCTATTTTATCAAGCTGTTCAAAAGACTTTGATGAAATAAACAAAGATCCTAATTCTCTTACTGAAGATCAGTTAGATGCTACGCTTGCTGGGCCATCATTTGCATCGGCGCTTTATGCAGGTATTCATAATGGATCTTATTCATCACCAGGTGTTGATGATCAGGGAACATGGGGTATTGCTACTGGTATTTTATCTTCTACTTTTATTCACTATTTAAACTGTGGATATGGTACAGAAAGAAATGCATTCGTAAACGGTTACGAAGGACGTGGATGGACAAGATTCTACACAGTTGCTGTTCCGGCGATAAACAATGCGATTAAAGCATCTGAAGGAAATGCTGAGGCTTTGGCAGTTCTTAAAATCTGGAAAGTTTTCATGTACAACCAAATGGTAGATGCTTACGGACCAATTCCTTATACTGAGGCTGGAAATGGTAAAGAAAAAGTACCTTACGATAGTGTAGAAGATATTTACACAGATTTCTTCAAATTGTTAGATGAGGCAAACGCAACTTTATCAAGCACTTCTTTAACAACGGTAGCTTCACTTCAGCCAAACGATCGTTTGTATGGTGGAAATGTAGCAAACTGGAGAGTATTTGGAAACAGTATGAGACTTCGTCTTGCTTTAAGAATTTCTGATAAAGAACCTGCAAAAGCAAAAACTCAGGCAGAAGCAGCTGTAGCGGCAGGAGTTATGACAACTAATGCTCAAAGCGCTTTCTTTAAAGCTAGTAATATTACACCAAACAACTTAAATATGATCGTAAACAGCTGGGGTTATGTAATGACAGCTTCTATGGAAAGTATTTTGGTTGGATATAATGATCCTCGTTTAGAAAAATGGTTTGCACCGCTGGATGCTAATGCTACACCAAAAGTGTACAGAGGAAATCCGGTTGGAGGTTTAGAAGATCAGTTTGGAACTACTAAATTCTCAGCTTTCAATAATGATATTATGGGTAACGGAGCTGCAGGAAACTTAAGCGAATCTAAAAACATCGAAGTATTCATGGCTTCTGAAAACTATTTAAGCAGAGCAGAAGGAGCATTAAATGGATGGAACATGGGCGGAACAGCTCAAAGTTTATATGAAACCGGTATTAGATTATCTCTGGCACAATGGGGAATTACGGATGCTGCCGCTGTAAATGCTTATATTTCTGGAAATACTTTGCCAACATTGCCAAACATTTTAACAGTTTATCCAAATTTAGATTTACAGGATATTCCGGTGAAATTACCAGTAGCCTGGTCGACAACAGAAGCAAACCAACGTACACAAATCGCGGTTCAAAAATACTTAGCTATTTTCCCTGAATCTTGGGAAGCTTGGGCAGATTTAAGAAGAAGCGATGCAAAAGTTATTTATCCGCCATTAAACACAGATAATAACGATGCAGGAGTTGGAAAAAGTTTGATGAAAAGAATTATCTATACAACAAATGAATATTCTTCAAACAAAGATGCAGTTACAGATGGAATTGCAAAACTTGGAGGACCTGATACAGGTGGAACCAAACTTTGGTGGGATACAAAATAA